From Candidatus Effluviviaceae Genus V sp.:
ACTCTCCGAGGAGACACGTACTGATGCCGAGCCTCGGTCTGTCGTCATCGGCATTCGTCCGACCGGCCATCCCGTTCGCTCCCTTCCGAACGACCGCGGGCGCGTCACCGTTCGGCGGCCCGCTCCCGTTCCTCGTCTTCGAGTTCATCGACACGTTTCAGGTAGGCGGGCATGTCGAACTTCCTCTCGAGACCCGCGGCGCTCATCCATCTGATCTGGCCGAAGACCGCGCGCTCCTTCCACGGGCGGTCGTGCTTGCCGAAGCACCAGGCGACCCCCGCGAACGAGTTCGGGTCCCGGCCGTCCAGCTCGTACCGGTTGTTGAGCATCACGGCGATCTCGAACGCCCGTTCGGGCGAGCGGGTCCACTCGATGATCTTCTTCCCCCAGTACATCCGCATGTAGGGGTGCATCTTGCCGGTGGCGAGCATCTCCCGCTGGGCAGCGTTCCAGTATGTGTCGTGCGTCTCACCGCGCTCGAAATCGCGCTCCGAGTAGACCGTATCCCGCTCATCGCCGGCGTGGGCCGCGAGCGTCCCGGCCGCCCAGTCGGGCAGGCAGTCGAAGGAGTCGTAGTCATCGTTGTACCAGCAGAAGTTCATCGACAGCTCGCGGCGTACGATGAGTTCCTCGAGGAAGGCCTCCTTGTCCTCGCGCTTCGTGCCGCGGGCCGACTCGACCCCGAGGGCTATCTCGACGGGTGAGATCTGCCCGAAGTGAAGATAGGGGGAGAGATGGGATACCTGCTCCACTCCCGGATCGCTTCGTCCGTCGTCGTAGCCGCGCAGTCCGTGGTGGATGAAGGCCTTAAGGCGCTCGCGCGCCTCGGTCGGGCCTCCGCGGAAGCGCGAGCGGCCGCCCACCCTCGTGGGCAGGCCCAGCTCCTCGGCGAGGGCGGGTGGATCGTCGAGCGGCAGCCCGTCGAACGCCATGTCGAGGGCGTCCCTCGAGGGCGTCGTCTCCTCGAGCGGTTGAAGGAAGCGGTCGAGGTGCTCGTGGATCCTCGGTCGGATCGTCCTGGCGGCATACTCCTCTTTCGATGAGGCGGTCCTGATAGGAACGACGGCGTCGGACTCGACGGCCACGACGCGCGCGGGGGCCCGCGACGCGACCCGTGCCCGCCACGAGCGCTGGACCCTCAGATAGCCGACGTCGGTCACGACGAGCGCTGCGTCGTCCGCCAGACCGAGCGCCGCGTCGGGCGGCGGGGCGCCGCGGACGACGAGGG
This genomic window contains:
- a CDS encoding deoxyribodipyrimidine photolyase, whose translation is MQQSQRPRWNHALTYAAREADRLGLPVVAVFGITRRFPEARRRHYLFMLDGLRETAEALAERGIPLVVRGAPPPDAALGLADDAALVVTDVGYLRVQRSWRARVASRAPARVVAVESDAVVPIRTASSKEEYAARTIRPRIHEHLDRFLQPLEETTPSRDALDMAFDGLPLDDPPALAEELGLPTRVGGRSRFRGGPTEARERLKAFIHHGLRGYDDGRSDPGVEQVSHLSPYLHFGQISPVEIALGVESARGTKREDKEAFLEELIVRRELSMNFCWYNDDYDSFDCLPDWAAGTLAAHAGDERDTVYSERDFERGETHDTYWNAAQREMLATGKMHPYMRMYWGKKIIEWTRSPERAFEIAVMLNNRYELDGRDPNSFAGVAWCFGKHDRPWKERAVFGQIRWMSAAGLERKFDMPAYLKRVDELEDEERERAAER